Proteins encoded by one window of Sphingomonas ginkgonis:
- a CDS encoding division/cell wall cluster transcriptional repressor MraZ, with translation MALEHLFQGSALNTVDAKGRVSVPAFLRQVIERRGDSRSIVLAKHEQFACLGAYDPAYAALKHAKLERLLEKEETNADAQLEYQQRNLMAFAATEEVPYDTSGRIVLPPMMRRKGGIADLALFLGTGETFQIWNPKTFLEDPRIPEDMKDIARYRLEERGVA, from the coding sequence GTGGCACTCGAGCATCTGTTTCAGGGCAGTGCGCTGAACACGGTCGACGCCAAGGGGCGTGTGTCCGTGCCCGCCTTCCTGCGCCAGGTGATCGAACGTCGCGGCGACTCCCGCTCGATCGTCCTCGCCAAGCACGAACAGTTCGCCTGTCTCGGCGCCTATGATCCCGCCTATGCGGCGCTGAAGCACGCCAAGCTCGAGCGGCTCCTCGAAAAGGAGGAGACCAACGCCGACGCGCAGCTCGAGTATCAGCAGCGCAACCTGATGGCGTTCGCCGCCACGGAAGAAGTGCCCTACGATACGTCGGGCCGGATCGTCCTGCCGCCGATGATGCGGCGCAAGGGCGGGATCGCGGATCTCGCGCTTTTCCTCGGCACCGGCGAAACGTTTCAGATCTGGAATCCCAAGACCTTCCTCGAGGATCCCCGGATCCCCGAGGACATGAAGGACATCGCCCGGTACCGGCTCGAGGAGCGGGGGGTCGCATGA